The genomic DNA TCCGTTCCCGTTTTCGTACGACAGGGCGAAAAACTTCTTCCTGAAAACCAAGTGGAGCAATCCGATCGCGGCGTAGAGGAGGAAGGTGTAGAAAAGGCTTCGGGGGGTTACCCACAGGATGTTTCCGTTCAGGATGGCTTTGAACTCTTCGAAGCCGTGGGGGCTCCGGTCGAGGATCAGGATGCTTGCCGCTACCGAAAAAACATAGAGCACTCCGATGAACGCTTCGAGGTTGACGGATTCCTTTATTCGCCTGGAGAGAGAGAGGATGGAGGCCCCGAGGATCGCGAAAAGGACGGCATAGAGGCTTCGCCCGGTCCCTTCGTGCCCGATCAGAAAGGCAATCGCAATGCCGATGGCGATGAATTGGGCCATCGAAAGGTCTACCAAGAGGTCGGTACGGGTGGCAAAGGATTCGATCGCTTTTTGTTGTTCCTCGATCTTTTTCTCCTGTCCGGCGGAGCGTTCCTCAAGCGCCTTGAGCTTTGAATCGACGTCCTCGCCGTGGGACGCGGTCGCGAAAGCCAGGGAAAACAGCAATACGAACACGAAACGAGTGCGCAGGACACCTCCCGCGTGAGCAAAAGGTATGCGGCGCCGGGGAGGTCCCATTCGAAGAGGGCCCGGGCCACGGCGAACGATGGTGCGGGTGCGTTGCGGAGTTACGCGGGAGGGGGCCGGATGACCGGCGGAAAACGATGGTGGAAAGAGGGCGTGACGGCCTCTGCTGTGACGGCGAGCAGCGTGCTCTCGAAAACGGGAATCCCGGCCGGCTGCGCCGAAAGATCCGCGGATCGCGCGTGGAGTCTCGAGACGCAGACGGAGCAGTCCGAGTGGGTCTTCCCGTCGTCGTGGTGATGAAATTCGAGGCCGAAGGCAACGAGGAGAAGGAGCGCGGCCAGCAGGAGGGGCGGTTTCCCGCGGGCAAGGAATTTCCGGACCTGCGCCGCGGTCATTTCCGGGACCCTGACCTGCCTTCGTGCATGACCGAATCCCCTTCCATCCGACGAATCGCAACAGCCGCCATTATCACTTCGTATCAGCGAATCGTCAAGCCGGTCGCTACGTTCCGGACGCTACGTTCGAACTACGCGAGAAGGAAATCCCGTAACATGATTTCGGTGGGGCTAGAGGATCTTGCCGCGGGCGTCGAAGGCGTTCGGGTAGTAGCGGATGACCGGGCCGGCGGGGCCCTCCTCGACCGCCGCCACGTCGAAGCGCGCCTCCCTCCAGTCCGCGGGGGAGACGGTACCGAGGTAGCCCCGGGCGGCGGAGACGACCCGGAGCCGCTTCCCCCGGTCGATCGACTCCTCGGGCCGCCCGAAATCCTCCCGCCCCCGGTATCTTACCTCCACGAAGGCGAGGGTGTCCCCCTCCCGGGCGACGATGTCGACCTCCCCGCCCCGGTCCCGGAAGTTCCGCGCGACGATCTCCATTCCCCTGTCCCGAAGGTATCCGCAGACCGCCTCCTCCGCCTCGCGGCCGGCGGCGCTTCGCTCCTCCGGGGGACGGGTCATCCTCCGGTGACTCCACGAAATGTCCTCCGGTGGATCGGGGAGGGGCCGAGGCGCCGCAGCGCCTGGAGGTGGCTCCGGGTGGGATACCCCTTGTGCGCGGAGAACCCGTACCCGGGGTAGAGGTGGTCGTACTCGACCATCATCCGGTCGCGGGTTACCTTCGCCAGGATCGAGGCGGCCATCACCGGAAGGCAGCGGGAATCGCCGGACACCAGCGTCTCCTGGGAGATGTCGCAGGGAACCGGAAAGGTCCCGTCCACGTAGAGGAAGTCGGGAGCGGGAGAGAGCCCCTCCACCGCCCGCTTCATGGCCAGAAGCGAGGCCTGGAGGATGTTGATCCGGTCGATCTCCCCGGGGTCGGCCCGGCCGACCGAGAAGGAGAGCGCCCCGGAGGTGATCACAAGAAAGGCCCGTTCCCTCGCGCCCGGGGAAAGGGCCTTCGAATCGCGCATGCCTTCCGGCGGAAACCCGGGCGGGAGCACCACCGCGGCGGCCACCACCGGCCCGGCCAGGGGCCCTCGCCCGGCCTCGTCGACCCCGGCGACCGTGCGGAATCCCTTCGCGCGCGCCCGGGCCTCGAAGCCTTCCAAGATCCTACTCGTCGCTCTCCGGCTGCTTCGGGGTCGCGGCGTCCGGCGCCTTCTTCCCGATCCAGTCCCGCTTCTCCCGGATCCGGGCCTTCTTCCCGGAGACCTTCCGGAGGAAGAAGAGCTTCGCCCGGCGGACGTCGCCCTTCTTCTTGACCTCGATCTTCTCGATCCGCGGGGAGTGCAGCGGGAAGGTCCGCTCGACCCCCACGCCGTAGGATTCCTTCCGGACCTTGAAGGTGGAGGAGACCGCGTTGCGGTGGAAGCCGATCACGATCCCCTCGAAGT from Deltaproteobacteria bacterium GWC2_65_14 includes the following:
- a CDS encoding 50S ribosomal protein L19 → MHLLEELERSQLRSDFPKFKAGDTVRVYFRIREGEKERVQYFEGIVIGFHRNAVSSTFKVRKESYGVGVERTFPLHSPRIEKIEVKKKGDVRRAKLFFLRKVSGKKARIREKRDWIGKKAPDAATPKQPESDE
- a CDS encoding ribonuclease HII, encoding MLEGFEARARAKGFRTVAGVDEAGRGPLAGPVVAAAVVLPPGFPPEGMRDSKALSPGARERAFLVITSGALSFSVGRADPGEIDRINILQASLLAMKRAVEGLSPAPDFLYVDGTFPVPCDISQETLVSGDSRCLPVMAASILAKVTRDRMMVEYDHLYPGYGFSAHKGYPTRSHLQALRRLGPSPIHRRTFRGVTGG